GTCATTTCAGCATTTTCATTCTGAAGAACAAGTGAGTGATGTTTGCCCGTGCAAAACTTCCCGCCTCGATGATAGTTGTGGGTGGTCACTAGGCCACTGGAATGTGGTTGCTGAAGTGTtctgattgtttttagcgcattaGTGTGcgtttgctatggtgttctgagtggtttttagaacATTGGTATGTGGTTTCTAGTATGTTCTAGGTAGTTTCTAATGTAGCCTATGCATGTCTTCAGTAAAGCACTTtgtaaatactgttttaaaaaaggTGCTTTATATATGAGAAGTAtactgatatattggttttaaaattaatcaatactgatagttgctttttggaactatcgttatcagcaacttaaaaaataaaaagttaaattttttatCCCTCTTTAATAAACGTAATCTGGTAATATATGTAaaaggagccagctggtatgtgatgactgtgcggtatgtgtaaatctcattcccctagcctcaagaggctcactagcaactgatgctaaAGGCTATAtcttttagcctcctcattagcgcgcctgcctcccatgctgaggaccccggttcaaatcctgctcggagcgggtcaagcaggataGGTTACAGTGGTGTcatgacccggatgggaatgAGGTTTATGGGGGTGattgtaatgggagccagctggtacgtgatagctgtgcggtatatATAAACCTcattcccctggcctcaagaggcgcactagcggcTGATGTTagtggctgtagcctttagcctcctcgttaacgcacccacctcccatgccgtaGACCCCAGTTCAAATCCTTCTTGGAGTGGGTCAAGCAGGATCGGTTACAGTGGTGtcatgacctggatgggagtgaggtttaggggggtgagtgtaatgggagccagctggtacgtgatggCTGTGCggaatgtgtaaacctcacttccttggcctcaagaggcgcactagcgactgatgttagaggctgtagcctttagcctcctcgttagcgcacccacctcccatgccataGACTCTGGGTCGAATCCCACTcagagcgggttgagcaggactggttacagtggtgtcgtgacccggatgggagttaggtttagaggggtgagtgtaacgggagccagctgttacgtgatagctgtgtggtatgtgtaaacctcactcccctggcctcaagaggcacactagcaactgatgcttgaggctgtagcctttagcctcctcattagcgtgccCGCCTCTCATGCCAAAAACCCTGGTTAAAATCCCGCTTggagtgggttgagcaggaccggttacagtggtgacatgacccggatgggagtgtgGTTTAAGTGTAACGGTAGCAATCtggtaaatatatttgtaataaaaagcttaatttggtaaatacttaaatatagagcattttaatggagcaaaaataagagtccccagtgttttTCTGGCTAGTTTAAAGTCAAATGTCCCACACCTTATCTTAATTTTTTGGTTataattgggattttggttatacagtaaactgcttttgggattttgttcatttaagaCACTTGTAGCCTTAATATCTGTGCCCGTCAGAGTAAGGACTACACATTTTTGTATCAttctgtaaattttttttttttttaaacaatctgcATATTAATCAGTTATTACATAAGGCTTAAATAATAGCCGATATCAAAGTAAGTCTTGCATTTATGTTCAGTTTATTCCTAACCTCCTTCAGAGACACTGTCCTCTTGCCAGGCCAATGAAAATGACTGATAATGAGTGGAGCTGTGATTCAGCTGACCCTGGATCAGTGTGAGGTGTTTTTCTGGGTATTGTGTAATAAGATGGAAACTGCTGCAGAGCTTCACCAGCTTATCTCCACCCACACAGGAGCAGCACAGCCTGAATAACACCGATAAATTTAGAGCTCAAACTTGTATTCTTTCaaatgtgtgtgttcgtgtgatTGTGAATGtgggagttgtgtgtgtgtgtgtgtgtgtgtgtgtgtgtcattgacCGACTAAGAGAGATTGACAAGAATGCTTTGACAGCCATAATGATTTTATATCAAACTCTGCACTTCTGTGACACTGCTGAGAGAACGACTTCATTTCAGTTAGCAGAAACACAATTCAACACATTTAATATGACTGGAACAGAATGAGAGAAAAACCAAAGACAATGCTAGTGTACACCTGCTtgatgtgggtggttgccagggtgttctaagtggttgctatggtgttcatggttgttgctatgcagttaattGGGTGTTCTGAATAGTTGATATTCAGTTGCTGTGGTGTTCTAAttagttgctatgtggttgctagggtgttctgagtagttgatATTCAGTTGCTATAGTGATCATGGTAGTTAtatgcagttgttagggtgttctgagtagttgctatgaggttgctagggtgttctgagtagttgctatgcagttgctatggtgttcattGTAGTTGCTTTTCAGTTGATGTGGTTTTCTGagtagttgctatgtggttgctagggtgtttaggGTAGTTACTGTGTGGTTGCTATTGTGTTCAGggtagttgctatgtggttgctagggtgttcatggtagttgctatgcaattgctaaggtgttctgagtagttgcaatgtggtttctagagtgttctgaatagttgctgtgtggttgctagggtgttcagggtagttgctatgcagttgcaggGGTGTTCAAGGTAGTTACTATGTGGTTGTTAGAGTGTTCAGagtagttgctatgtggttgatgtGGATGTTCTAAAtagttgctgtgtggttgcaaaggtgttctcAGTAGTAGCTATGTGGTTTTAGAGTGTTTTAAATAGTTGCTATGCGGTTGGTAGGGTGTTCAGGGTagttgccatgtggttgctagggtgttcagggtagttgctatgcagttgctggggTGTCCAGGGTAGTTGTTATATGATTTCTAGAATGTTCTAAATAGTTGCTGtgcggttgctatggtgttcaggGTAGTTtatagttgccagggtgttctaatggttgctatggtgttcattGTAGTTGCTTTTCAGTTACTGTGGTTTTCTGagtagttgctatgtggttgctagggtgttcagagtagttactatgtggttgctagagtgttcagggtagttgctatgtggttgctagggtgttcagggtagttgctatgcagttgctatggtgttctgattagttgctatgtggtttctagggtgttcagggtagttactatgcagttgctggggtgttcAGGGTAGTTacaatgtggttgctatggtgttcattGTAGTTGCTTTTCAGTTACTGTGGTTTTCTGagtagttgctatgtggttgctagggtgttcagagtagttactatgtggttgctagagtgttcagggtagttgctatgtggttgctagggtgttcagggtagttgctatgcagttgctatggtgttctgattagttgctatgtggtttctagggtgttcagggtagttactatgcagttgctggggtgttcAGGATAGTTacaatgtggttgctatggtgttcattGTAGTTGCTTTTCAGTTACTGTGGTTTTCTGAGTAGTTGCtatgtggctgctagggtgttcagagtagttactatgtggttgctagagtgttcagggtagttgctatgtggttgctagggtgttcagggtagttgctatgcagttgctatggtgttctgattaattgctatgtggtttctagggtgttcagggtagttactatgcagttgctggggtgttcAGGGTAGTTacaatgtggttgctatggtgttcaatgtagttgctatgtggttgctgtggATTTTCTAAAtagttgctgtgtggttgctaagatgttctgagtagtAGCTATGTGGTTTCTAGTGTGCTCTAAATAgttgctatgcatttgctagggtgttcagggtagTTGCTATATAGTTCTGGGGTGTTCAGTGTAGTtgccatgcagttgctagggtgttcagggtagttgctatgcagttgctggggTGTCCAgggttgttgctatgtggttgttagagtgttctgagtagttgctatgtggttgctagggtgttctgagtagttgctaTTCAGTTGCTGTGGATGTTCTGAGtagttgctatgcggttgctatggGGTTCAGAGTATTTGCTATGTGGtcactagggtgttctgagtagttgctatgtggttgctaggatgttctgagtagttgctatgtgattgcttgcatgttctgagtagttgctatgtggttgctagggtgtccagggtggttgctaggggattacttactggctcaagtcaaagCAGTGTTGGTATGAGCAATGAGTTCAGCCTGTTATTTGGATGATTGTAGAATGATGACAGCTGCAGTGATGGGTTTATTCGTCAGTGAAGGTTATTTATTCACAGTAATGATTTTAATATATGTGGTATTTAAATGAGTCAGTACATCTGCTCAATTAAATACAGTCCTGATCCTAAAATGCTTACAGAAGTGATTCTGTTGTTTGGCTATCATATAGGACACACACATTCTTTAATAAGGCTATGGCTCCGTTTAATACCCAGAAGTGAATGATGATCTGTTTTAATACTGTttatataagtgtgtgtatatgtgatgaCAAATTATACTGAATGACGATGTATTTTTCATCACTGTCCTTTCTCACATTCATGGTCAAACGGTTCAGTAAACATTCTGCTGTTTATACTGATGCCAAACCTTGGAGCACTCAAGGCCAGTCCGAGAGTTTCATACTTTAAACCAGACAGAGTTAGACGGCTTGATGATTTGTAGAGAGAGTATATGCAAATGCAAGAAATGCCTCTGTCAAATTATAATTCACACTCAAATTTCTTACTGAGGCAAaaggcatttaatttttttttttttcagtttgaataaaataaaaaatagttagctTATacatctttattaaaaaaaaaaaaaaaaaaaaatctttttatatttgtatatgcttttaatatacattttgtgattacaataatacaaattaatGTGATTTGTATGGCACATTTCTTAGtgcagctcaaagtgcttcacaaatcatgttattttttaagtttccttaaaaaaaacactcaatATTCAACcaaatatttaatgtaatattttaacaATCCTCCATTGAAAATAGTTAAATAGCAGTAATCGGAGCTGCTCTGTCACTGATCAAACAACCTCAGGGTTTCTGTGACCTCCAACCCCAAACCAAGGTTCTCCAAATGGCCCGCCCACAGTAAAGCCCCCTGACCAGAGCATTTAAATCGGCCCTGAGAGTGAGTGCTGGCTTCTTTCTGCATTAAAACACACAGATTAACTGAATATTTATGTAAAATTAGTCTTATTGGTTCCATCATGTGCAGCATCTCTTCAGTCTTCACTCTGTTCTTCTGTGTCTGTGCTGCTGTGCTGGTGTTGGTGAAATGCGTGCTGGGAAGGCGCTGGTCTTTCAGAGGTGGCATGTTGTTGCCGTGTCTGCCGCGAGTGCCCGTGCTGGGAAGTCTGCTACACCTGCGCTCTGCTCTGCCCCCTCACCTGCTGTTCACTCACCTGGCGAGCAGGTACGGCTCTCTTTTTGGCCTGTATGTGGGTCCACACTTCACGCTGGTGGTGAGCGAAGTGAGTCTGGTGAGAGAGGTGCTGCTGCAGCATGGAAGAGAGTTCGCTGGACGGCCCAAGATGGTGAGTACTGGAGCACAGAGATTACTGGATGATCAGTAGTTTTGGGGTCATTCTGTGTCAACTCCTCCAGAGGTCCCCGGCTCAACATTTTGTTTtggacatctttttttttaatggttaagAAATGCATAAATGATTCTGACTttttgaaatttggttgatttgacatagAATAACCCATGGATAGTTTGAGACTAATACtatagtagtgtgtgtgtgtgtgtgtgtgtgtgtgtgtgtgtgtgtgtgtgtgtgtgtatttgtacaaTTACATATTTCTACTCGGGTGAACATCCTGAAAACATATCAATTCCACATTTCACtgcaaaataaaaaggaaaaaaaaaagttatttatttattaaatgtagtaaaacaaatactaatataatatataaatgctAGGCTGTCAAtcgttaacattttttattgaattaattacatgatatgctgattcaAATCAATAACATATAACGATTAATTAATCACtattaattgcattaatataatgttttttattttatttaaatagcatAAATTAAATGTggtacaacaaataataatatgatGTATAAATGGCTGGCTGCcaatcaataaaatgttttaatcaaattaattgcatgatatgctgattaattattccaattaatcacaattaattgcattatacaattatttcagcataaattaaatgtaGTAGAACAAATAATAATATGATGTATAAATGCTAGGTTGTCAAtcgataatttttaaaaattgaattaattacatgatatgctgattaattaataaaattaatcacaattaattgcattaatacaataattttttattaaatcagcataaattaaatggGGTACAACAAATACTAATATTCTGCATAGATGCTAGGCTGTCaattgctaaaatgttttaatgaaattaattgcatgatatacttactaattaatacaattaatcacaattaattgcattaatacaattatttttttattaaatcagaaTAAATTACATATAGTACAACAAATGCTTATATGATGTATAAATTCAAGGCTTTCAATTGataaaaaataactgaatttattacatgatatgccaattaattaatcacaattaatcacaattaatcgcataatcTTTTAAAATTAAATCACCATAAATTAAATGAAGTAAAACAAATACGTAAATAATGTATAAATGCtaggctgtcaatcgataaaaaaatataatcgaATGAATTACATGTTAtgctgattaatcaaattaatcacaattaattgcattaatacaattatttttattaaatcagcataaattaaatggGGTACAACAAATACTAATATTCTGCATAGATGCTAGGCTGCCAATCATTAAATTTTTtagttgaatcaataaaatatgcctattaattaatacaattaatcacaattaattgcattataacaattattttttattaaatcagcataaattaaatgtaGTAGAACAATTACTGATATGATTTATAAATGCTTGACTGctaatcaataaaatgttttaatgaaatttattgcatGATATACTtattaattaatcaatttaatcacaattaattgcattaataaaaattattttttattaaatcagaaTAAATGAAATATAGTACAACAAATACTTATATGATGTATAAAGTCTAGGATttcaattgataaaaaaaataaccaaattaattacatgatatgccgattaatcacaattaattgtataattgttttttaattaaatcaccATAAATTAAATGTTGTAAAACAAATACATATATTATGTATAAATGCTAGGTTGTCAAtcgataaaataaatataataaaattaattacatgttatgctgattaattaatcaaattaatcacaattaattgcatgaatacaattattttttattaaatcagcataaattaaatgtgATACAACAAATACTAATATGATGTATAAATGCTTGGCCTGTCAATCGTTTAAAAggtttaatcgaattaattaattaattaatatataattaataaaaatcttaaatataaTATGTCATTAATATAAGAATTGTAATAAGATCATTCAAAGATAGTACAATAATATGGCAGACGAGTGACgcattagacaatacaaaaagtggctttagaagtaaatgtattgtttgggttattaaatgctgtacaattgaaataatatatcattatttataGCGTTACAGAGATGAGAATGAGACATTTGGGGAAAacgtgcttaattgtcataaaaataatacaatccTCAATGGTCCTAAAAACAAGGTTCATTTTCTTCAAGATAATATGAGCCGGatttgttcttgacaggtttcatggcAGATCAGCATTAATTAGTAGCAACTCTTGACTTTCCTATAGTTTTAAaccgctctctttctcactctgatCATCAAGGTAACGACTGATCTGTTGACTCAGGGTGGGAAGGATATTGCGTTTGCAGACTACAGTCCTCTGTGGAAGAACCATCGCAGGCTGGTGCACTCCTCGTTTACACTGTTCGGCGAGGGATCCAGTAAACTACAGACCATCggtaaacacacatacagtacagtggggtccaaacgtCTGACCACACTGAAAAGCTtggattttttcatttaaaacatagAGTTTTATTGAGTTAAAACAACAAATCCttcataaatgatgatgaaatgtttACTCGCTCTGTGTGTTTAGTTCTGGAGGCGGCTGACAGTCTTTGTGAGGAGCTCCAGGTCTGTGGGGGGCAGAGTTTAGATCTCAGTCCTGTTCTCATGCGGGCCGTCACTAATGTCGTGTGTCAACTAGTGTTCAGTTCCTCATACCAGCCCAATGACCCTGAGCTCCTAAAGGTCATGGATTATAACGACGGCATTGTACAGACCATCGCCAGAGGAGGACTAGTCGACGTCTTTCCCTGGCTAAGAGTGTGTGAACAATGTTAACacttttataaacactttttaaaaacttTCCAAGAAGTATTGTGACTTTTAAGTTACGCTGAATGCCACTGCTTTAGATAACAATATATCAGAAAGTTTTAAATCCTCTAAAAATCATGtcaaagtcattgcaaaaaatataggcttaaaatacagaaaaaaaaaaaaaaaaaaaaaaaaaattattttagctttttattattattatcattattatttatttctggggccactgtatattgtgtgtaaatatttcatatatatatatatatatatatatacaaagggggggcctttctcagcaaatggtGATATATCCAATTAATCGTGAATTATGTGattattaattcgattaaaattgacaagattttaattaaaattgatgacacatttacatattttgtaatacaaaaaaagtaaaaaaataaaataaataattattaaaagccATTCGTTAGATACAAAATAttttaactgttttttatttatttattttaactttagtttaactattttaaacTATGGCACAGCTGTCCAATCAACTAACAAATACGAACATTTCTGGggcattaataaaatattttatcatgggggtgtaaatatttgctttatgatttgtgtaaatattagggctgttgattaaacatgttaatttaatgtgaataattatatataaaaataatgcattaaatgacaaaaaaattcaTCATGGCACCTGAACtgtttgggggcctttctcagcaaatattgttATATATCTTTAtaagtaattaatttgattaattaatcaaatttatcatgtaattaattcaattaaaaatagcaaGATGACACTTATTTAaagtaaaacatattttgtttctaCAGTCATTCGTTAGATAAAAtagatttaataattataattaattatattaacatattaatatatatatatatatatataataatttttttacaatatcagatttattataatttattatgggGTTGTAAATATTTGGTTTCTGATTCGTATTCTGGctgttgatttaatttgattaattatataaaaataaagtgtttattgcacttaattagattaattaattggcatattatgtaattaatctgattaaatattttaactgattgacagccctagtaaatatCATAGTgctgttttaaacattgtttcaTCAGATTTTCCCCAACAAAGACCTGAATAAACTGAAACAGTGTGTGGCAGTGAGAGACCAACTGCTGAGCAAGAAACTGCTGGAGCACAAGGtacagcacatacacacacacacactcacataaacacacacacatttttgtcatCTTCATGACCTTTGAACTCTGCAGATGACCCTAACACCTGGAGAGCCGCGTGACCTGCTGGACGCTCTTCTGATTGGTCAGACGAAAGGGTCAGGTGGGGAGGATGACATCACTGATGATCATGTGCTCATGACAGCAGCGGAGGCCTTTGGAGCCGGTGTTGAGACGACATCCACCACCCTACTCTGGACTATAGCATTCTTACTGCACCACCCTCAGGTACAGGAGCGCATTCACGCTGAACTGGATGAGTGTTTGGGGAGGGACCGCCCCCCTGCTCTGAGTGACAGGTCCAGTCTGCCCTTCCTGGAGAGTGTTATCTGTGAGGTCATGCGGATCCGTCCCGTCAGCCCAATCCTCATCCCACATGTTGCCATGCAGGACACCAGGTAACCATGGCAACAGCACAGTGAAAACCACAGGTTGCCATAGCGATAGAGAAAAGTCATAACCATAAGAATATTAGATGAAACATGCAATTTCATGATTGCCAGcttatgaaaaacattttgtgtgtgcaAAACTGTCACCTGCAGTCTTgtatgtcatcaatattttttcatCTGGTTTTCATTAAAGAGaaaaactgtatatttaaaatgtgtatatgtgCTTAAAGTTTCTTTTATCAACTTTgaatacactagcatatagatgggaatGCAACATTTactgtgagagaacacaaaactgttTCAGGAATATTTCCTACATTTCTAAATGTCCTCCCTGTCTTCTGAGATGTGTGTGAAGACAAATGTGTCTTAATGCATAATGCCTCTTTACTGCCTCCTACAGTCTGGGAGGTCATGCAGTTCCTAAAGGAACTCGAGTTTTGGTGAACATGTGGGCGATCCACCACGACCCCAAACACTGGGACGAGGCTGATAGATTCAGACCAGGTAACACAGTTTCATCAGATTGCCCACATCAGTTTTTGATAAGATGGACACAGGgatgtttctaggcataggcgaactaggcggtcgccCAGGGCACCACCTGCTGGGAgggcgccaaagaggaggccgCTGCCATGCTCCCCAAACACCCCCTCATCTCCCCAGAACAGGGGCGccaatagggatctcgcctagggcgccagaatggtctgaaacggcCCTGGATGGACATATAAAGAAGCCAGCcacagtttgtttttttatgtgatgTTTAGAGGCGTATAAATCTGAAACCGAATAAAAtgtttgtcaaatccagtgactGGTTCTTCCTTAGAAGTGCTTATAGTAGCAGTCTGGAAACTCCTGGAAGTTGCATAAAGCCAAATAAGATCATACTACTGTTGCGCAATACACCTGCAGTTTCAGCATCAGACATGTAATACCTTGCATTTCAGTGATTCTGTATTTAAACACGCCTCTTTCCTCCCTCACAGAGAGATTCCTCGACGCCTCAGGAAAGAGAATAACTCCCTCCAGTTTCCTGCCGTTTGGTGCCGGTCctcgtgtttgtgtgggtgaatCTCTGGCCAGAATGGAGCTCTTCTTGTTCGTCAGCTGTCTACTGCAGCACTTTCACTTCAGCGTGCCCTCAGGGGCTTCCTTACCTGACCTGCAGGGGCGTTACGGTGTAGTGCTTCAACCACAACGCTACACTGTGAGAGTCACACCACGACActgacaaacacatacacactaaaaGCTAAAGTATACTTTGCCTTTCTGCATGCGCAAATTTCGACATGAGCACAGTATGCATGTACAGACGCGTTCGAGGCATGTGCATTATGACTGCATTGTTATACACTTTTAGTGCAGTCAACACCAAGTGCATGTGCCAACGATGCACAAAGACTGTCTGCATGCAAACCAGTTTTTCGTTTtcctatgatttccttttctagCCACTAGG
The genomic region above belongs to Myxocyprinus asiaticus isolate MX2 ecotype Aquarium Trade chromosome 28, UBuf_Myxa_2, whole genome shotgun sequence and contains:
- the LOC127418618 gene encoding steroid 17-alpha-hydroxylase/17,20 lyase, with the protein product MLLPCLPRVPVLGSLLHLRSALPPHLLFTHLASRYGSLFGLYVGPHFTLVVSEVSLVREVLLQHGREFAGRPKMVTTDLLTQGGKDIAFADYSPLWKNHRRLVHSSFTLFGEGSSKLQTIVLEAADSLCEELQVCGGQSLDLSPVLMRAVTNVVCQLVFSSSYQPNDPELLKVMDYNDGIVQTIARGGLVDVFPWLRIFPNKDLNKLKQCVAVRDQLLSKKLLEHKMTLTPGEPRDLLDALLIGQTKGSGGEDDITDDHVLMTAAEAFGAGVETTSTTLLWTIAFLLHHPQVQERIHAELDECLGRDRPPALSDRSSLPFLESVICEVMRIRPVSPILIPHVAMQDTSLGGHAVPKGTRVLVNMWAIHHDPKHWDEADRFRPGKRITPSSFLPFGAGPRVCVGESLARMELFLFVSCLLQHFHFSVPSGASLPDLQGRYGVVLQPQRYT